The following are encoded together in the Mesoterricola sediminis genome:
- the serC gene encoding 3-phosphoserine/phosphohydroxythreonine transaminase: MTKRTINFYAGPAGLPLPALERAKEELVDFAGTGMSVMEISHRSKEYDAVHEEALALTRELLDIPANYKVILLQGGAHLSFGMIPLNWLRGEHKADYIVTGNWAEKAYKEAKLVGGEDRVRLAGSTKDQKFARLPKASELKLNKDSLFVHFTSNNTVEGTQWQAFPETGGIPYVCDMSSDIMWRPFDVSKFGMIYAGAQKNLGPSGVTLHIVSDEFLEKAQAADLPSYLRYKLHAEKNSLYNTPPTFGIYILRNVLAYNKSIGGLKAIEANNRKKGDLLYGCIDRHAGFFKPFVTEKADRSLMNVDFFLPTEELTDAFVKEAKKEGMVGLKGYRDIGGIRVSTYNAVTVENVQTLVDFMETFVKKNG, from the coding sequence ATGACCAAGCGCACCATCAACTTCTACGCCGGCCCCGCCGGCCTGCCCCTCCCCGCCCTGGAAAGGGCCAAGGAGGAACTCGTCGACTTCGCCGGCACCGGCATGTCGGTCATGGAGATCAGCCACCGCTCCAAGGAGTACGACGCCGTCCACGAGGAGGCCCTCGCCCTCACCCGCGAGCTCCTGGACATCCCCGCCAACTACAAGGTCATCCTCCTGCAGGGCGGCGCCCACCTGTCCTTCGGCATGATCCCCCTCAACTGGCTGCGGGGCGAGCACAAGGCCGACTACATCGTCACCGGCAACTGGGCCGAGAAGGCCTACAAGGAAGCCAAGCTGGTGGGCGGTGAGGACCGCGTTCGCCTGGCCGGGAGCACCAAGGACCAGAAGTTCGCCCGCCTCCCCAAGGCCTCCGAGCTGAAGCTCAACAAGGACAGCCTCTTCGTGCACTTCACCTCCAACAACACCGTGGAGGGCACCCAGTGGCAGGCGTTCCCCGAGACCGGCGGCATCCCCTACGTGTGCGACATGTCGTCGGACATCATGTGGCGCCCCTTCGACGTCTCCAAGTTCGGCATGATCTACGCCGGCGCCCAGAAGAACCTCGGCCCCTCCGGCGTCACCCTCCACATCGTCTCCGACGAGTTCCTGGAGAAGGCCCAGGCCGCTGACCTGCCCAGCTACCTGCGCTACAAGCTGCACGCCGAAAAGAACAGCCTCTACAACACCCCGCCCACCTTCGGCATCTACATCCTGCGGAACGTGCTGGCCTACAACAAGTCCATCGGCGGCCTCAAGGCCATCGAGGCCAACAACCGCAAGAAGGGCGACCTCCTCTACGGCTGCATCGACCGCCACGCCGGGTTCTTCAAGCCCTTCGTGACCGAGAAGGCCGACCGCTCCCTCATGAACGTGGACTTCTTCCTCCCCACCGAGGAACTGACGGACGCCTTCGTGAAGGAAGCCAAGAAGGAGGGCATGGTGGGCCTCAAGGGCTACCGCGACATCGGCGGCATCCGCGTGTCCACCTACAACGCCGTCACCGTGGAGAACGTCCAGACCCTGGTCGACTTCATGGAGACCTTCGTCAAGAAGAACGGCTGA
- a CDS encoding HD-GYP domain-containing protein, whose translation MIKKVKKQDLRLGMFIHDLNCGWMDHSFLRNSFMLRREADLEKIARSGITEVYIDTLKGIDVLDDVVAPTREQVVQEVQEKILHSPVAAAPAPAPARTSHQEEMVFAKEIQKEANKVIHSVLEDVRLGKQIKVERVEPVVSQITESILRNPGTLVSLCRIREGDTYTFQHSVSVATLLISFCRAMDLPADVIHEAGIGGMLHDIGKMRVPDHILNKPGKLTEAEFAVMKKHVDLGLEVLHKTPGISETVIQVAGEHHEKFCGTGYPLRKKGQEISLLGRMAAIVDVYDAITSNRIYHKGMEPPTALRKIYEWSDSSTTAEPHMDEELVQHFIHALGIYPVASLVRLESEQLAVILEQSREGLLTPRVRVVYDCRRRVQVDPFDLDLAAPGAQGDGIVGNEDPDDWKLNPYDYMDLPQL comes from the coding sequence ATGATCAAGAAGGTGAAGAAGCAGGACCTGCGGCTGGGGATGTTCATCCATGACCTCAATTGCGGGTGGATGGACCACAGTTTCCTCCGCAACAGCTTCATGCTCCGCCGGGAGGCGGACCTGGAGAAGATCGCCCGCAGCGGCATCACCGAGGTGTACATCGACACCCTCAAGGGCATCGACGTGCTGGACGACGTGGTGGCGCCCACCCGGGAGCAGGTGGTCCAGGAGGTGCAGGAGAAGATCCTCCACTCGCCCGTCGCGGCCGCCCCGGCCCCCGCGCCCGCCCGCACTTCCCACCAGGAGGAGATGGTCTTCGCCAAGGAGATCCAGAAGGAGGCCAACAAGGTCATCCATTCGGTCCTGGAGGACGTCCGCCTGGGCAAGCAGATCAAGGTGGAGCGGGTGGAGCCCGTGGTCAGCCAGATCACCGAATCGATCCTCCGCAACCCGGGCACCCTGGTCAGCCTCTGCCGCATCCGGGAGGGGGACACCTACACCTTCCAGCACTCCGTCAGCGTGGCCACCCTGCTCATCTCGTTCTGCCGCGCCATGGACCTCCCCGCCGACGTCATCCACGAGGCCGGGATCGGCGGCATGCTCCACGACATCGGGAAGATGCGGGTGCCCGACCACATCCTCAACAAGCCGGGGAAGCTCACCGAGGCCGAGTTCGCGGTGATGAAGAAGCACGTGGACCTGGGTCTGGAGGTGCTGCACAAGACCCCCGGCATCAGCGAGACCGTGATCCAGGTGGCCGGCGAGCACCACGAGAAGTTCTGCGGGACCGGTTACCCCCTCCGCAAGAAGGGCCAGGAGATCAGCCTCCTGGGGCGCATGGCGGCCATCGTGGACGTGTACGACGCCATCACCAGCAACCGCATCTACCACAAGGGCATGGAGCCGCCGACGGCCCTGCGCAAGATCTACGAGTGGAGCGACAGTTCCACCACGGCCGAGCCGCACATGGACGAGGAGCTGGTGCAGCACTTCATCCACGCGCTGGGCATCTATCCCGTGGCCTCCCTCGTGCGGCTGGAGAGCGAGCAGTTGGCGGTGATCCTGGAGCAGAGCCGGGAAGGCCTGCTGACGCCCCGGGTGCGCGTGGTCTACGACTGCCGGCGCCGCGTCCAGGTGGATCCCTTCGACCTGGACCTGGCCGCCCCCGGCGCCCAGGGCGACGGCATCGTCGGCAACGAGGATCCCGACGACTGGAAGCTGAATCCTTACGACTACATGGACCTGCCGCAGCTGTGA
- a CDS encoding ComEA family DNA-binding protein, with translation MNVPLTALALAIFLPLSGGARRPKAPASPVDLNAATATELVQLPGVGPGIAARIVAHRKAHGPFRRPEDLLEVRGLGNRVFQRLRPHVTVGP, from the coding sequence GTGAATGTCCCTCTGACCGCCCTGGCCCTGGCCATCTTCCTGCCCCTGTCCGGCGGCGCCCGGCGCCCGAAGGCGCCCGCCTCCCCCGTGGACCTCAACGCCGCCACGGCCACCGAACTGGTCCAGCTCCCGGGGGTGGGCCCGGGCATCGCCGCGCGCATCGTGGCCCACCGCAAGGCCCACGGCCCCTTCCGGCGCCCCGAGGACCTCCTGGAGGTCCGGGGCCTGGGGAACCGGGTCTTCCAGCGCCTGCGCCCCCACGTGACGGTGGGGCCGTGA
- a CDS encoding JAB domain-containing protein yields MRIADLSPEQRPRERLLGGRGDELGDAEVLALLWGTGTRGLGAVDLAHALLARHGGLKGLLGLGPREWAACEGLGPAKAGQLWAAVELGRRLNRGPGPLRLGSPQAAGAYLLDRCAGWAEERFGLLALNVKGVLLADRILSQGTASATLVSPREFYREALRFGAVSAIGFHNHPSGEPQPSHEDRRLTRALREAGHALGVPLVDHIVVGARTFHSFRASEGWA; encoded by the coding sequence ATGCGCATCGCCGACCTGAGCCCCGAGCAGCGTCCCCGGGAACGCCTCCTGGGCGGCCGCGGAGACGAACTGGGCGACGCCGAAGTGCTGGCCCTCCTGTGGGGCACGGGCACCCGGGGGCTGGGCGCCGTGGACCTGGCCCACGCGCTCCTGGCCCGCCACGGCGGCCTGAAGGGCCTCCTGGGCCTCGGACCGCGGGAGTGGGCCGCCTGCGAGGGCCTGGGCCCGGCCAAGGCCGGCCAGCTCTGGGCGGCCGTGGAACTGGGGCGCCGCCTGAACCGTGGGCCGGGCCCCCTGCGCCTGGGCTCCCCCCAGGCCGCAGGCGCCTATCTCCTTGATCGGTGCGCGGGGTGGGCCGAGGAGCGCTTCGGCCTCCTGGCCCTGAACGTGAAGGGCGTCCTCCTCGCCGATCGCATCCTCAGCCAGGGCACCGCCAGCGCCACCCTCGTCTCCCCCCGGGAGTTCTACCGGGAGGCCCTGCGCTTCGGCGCCGTGAGCGCCATCGGCTTCCACAACCACCCCAGCGGCGAGCCCCAGCCCAGCCACGAGGACCGCCGGCTCACCCGCGCCCTCCGCGAGGCGGGCCATGCCCTCGGCGTCCCCCTCGTCGACCACATCGTCGTCGGCGCCCGGACCTTCCACAGCTTCCGGGCCTCGGAAGGCTGGGCCTAG
- a CDS encoding IS91 family transposase, with protein sequence MAYNSCRDRHCPKCQALAQEKWIAARSRRILALGHFHVVFTLPAELRSLARLHPAVVYQAMLRAVADTLLELGRTRKGLTFGLTLILHTWTRELAFHPHVHVLVSAGGLGLDGSSFIRLKHRYLFPLKMLGDVFRGKVLAALGAARDSGKFPERTEAAYAQLIAQVKEKRWIAYVKRPFRKSAHVLQYLGRYTHRVGIANSRLMDVTNDQVTFRTKFGRTASLEPVAFLHRLVQHVLPQGFRKIRHAGLYASAKPGGPLDQARQALGETTLPPSPPPETWLEQQMRACPVCGGMVRRVRLEPTAPRAPPMDEAQC encoded by the coding sequence ATCGCCTACAACTCCTGCAGAGACCGGCACTGCCCCAAGTGCCAGGCCCTGGCTCAGGAGAAGTGGATCGCCGCACGGAGCCGACGGATCCTCGCCCTCGGCCACTTCCACGTGGTGTTCACCCTGCCGGCGGAACTGCGGTCCCTGGCCCGGCTTCACCCGGCTGTGGTCTATCAGGCCATGCTGCGCGCCGTGGCGGACACCCTCCTGGAACTGGGTCGGACCCGCAAGGGCCTGACCTTCGGCCTGACCCTGATCCTGCACACCTGGACCCGGGAACTGGCCTTCCATCCCCACGTCCACGTGCTGGTCAGCGCCGGTGGCCTGGGCCTGGATGGCAGCAGCTTCATCCGGCTCAAGCACCGTTACCTGTTCCCGCTGAAGATGCTGGGCGACGTGTTCCGAGGCAAGGTCCTGGCTGCGTTGGGGGCCGCCCGGGATTCGGGCAAGTTCCCGGAGCGGACCGAAGCCGCCTACGCCCAGTTGATCGCGCAGGTGAAGGAGAAGCGCTGGATCGCCTACGTCAAAAGGCCGTTCCGCAAGTCCGCCCACGTGCTCCAGTATCTCGGGCGCTACACCCACCGGGTGGGTATCGCCAACTCCCGGCTGATGGACGTCACGAATGACCAGGTGACCTTCCGCACCAAATTTGGCCGCACCGCGAGCCTGGAACCTGTGGCCTTCCTCCACCGTCTGGTCCAGCACGTGCTTCCCCAGGGCTTCCGCAAAATCCGCCATGCGGGTCTCTATGCCTCTGCCAAACCCGGGGGCCCCCTGGACCAGGCCCGGCAAGCTCTGGGCGAGACAACGCTGCCTCCCTCGCCTCCCCCAGAGACTTGGCTGGAGCAACAAATGCGCGCTTGTCCCGTCTGCGGCGGCATGGTCCGCCGGGTCCGGCTGGAACCCACCGCCCCCCGGGCACCGCCCATGGATGAGGCCCAATGCTGA
- a CDS encoding DUF1573 domain-containing protein has translation MACGLTILMCFNQDICRGDPPPEISVKHDFGKTQMIQEWEGEYLLRNDSEETWTVAGIEVSCGCLQAHADSGPVLPGEELPIQLKLDLQNRYGPVSETARLTLLPYPRRGSEGLRTVKIHILGEILPEVLWSPPVLTILDLTHGESRLVKALARFRQPEQKLIYNRQNLGQPNPNVSIRQGLDPEIAEVFFPFLEKEIPDGQLEGNFEIPFRLAKTADVTTSLKVHWTRKSPFTVQPRFLIARRQTDDSSDFFNLDPLEVRRTDGKPFRILFISPPEAWLKIVGTNNGENATSHKLIITVDHTLKIFPRCKLQIITDDPWLPMIEVPLVPEP, from the coding sequence ATGGCGTGTGGTTTGACAATTTTAATGTGCTTCAACCAGGACATTTGCCGAGGAGATCCTCCACCCGAAATCAGCGTGAAGCATGATTTTGGCAAAACCCAGATGATCCAGGAGTGGGAGGGTGAATACTTACTCCGTAACGATTCCGAAGAGACCTGGACGGTTGCAGGAATCGAGGTAAGTTGCGGATGTTTACAAGCGCATGCCGACTCAGGGCCCGTTCTTCCTGGCGAAGAACTTCCTATCCAATTGAAATTGGATTTGCAGAACCGATACGGCCCCGTGTCGGAGACTGCAAGACTTACATTGTTGCCCTATCCGAGAAGGGGAAGTGAAGGCCTCCGAACCGTCAAAATCCATATTTTAGGAGAGATTCTACCAGAGGTCCTTTGGTCTCCACCCGTCCTTACCATCCTTGATTTGACCCATGGGGAGTCCCGCCTCGTCAAGGCGCTGGCTCGGTTCAGACAACCAGAGCAAAAGCTGATCTACAACCGCCAGAACCTTGGCCAACCGAACCCAAACGTCTCCATTCGGCAAGGCTTGGACCCGGAAATCGCCGAGGTGTTTTTTCCGTTCCTGGAGAAGGAAATCCCCGATGGCCAGCTCGAGGGGAATTTTGAAATTCCCTTCCGCCTCGCGAAAACAGCTGACGTCACCACCTCGCTCAAGGTCCACTGGACCCGCAAGTCCCCCTTCACTGTTCAACCGAGGTTTTTGATTGCCAGGCGGCAGACCGATGATTCCAGCGATTTTTTCAATTTAGATCCTCTTGAAGTTCGAAGAACGGATGGGAAGCCTTTCCGGATACTTTTCATCTCGCCACCCGAGGCCTGGCTGAAGATTGTAGGCACAAATAATGGCGAGAATGCCACCAGCCATAAATTGATAATCACCGTAGACCACACGCTGAAAATTTTCCCAAGGTGTAAGTTGCAAATTATTACTGATGATCCATGGCTTCCGATGATTGAGGTGCCATTGGTACCAGAACCGTAG
- a CDS encoding bacteriohemerythrin yields MDPQHPSYLTGNHAIDVQHARIYRLLEALNVALEGGQGLPEAKRILAALSLFVVAHFRMEEAVMEQAGCPDLERHRVDHADIACRVESMVDAFREGCLRPEALAAFMSDWVDRHIEAYDNPMARFLAGQGAATPAAGPDRPRATRDLAAP; encoded by the coding sequence ATGGACCCCCAGCACCCCAGCTACTTGACGGGCAATCACGCCATCGACGTCCAGCACGCGCGGATCTATCGGCTCCTGGAGGCGTTGAACGTCGCGCTGGAGGGCGGGCAGGGGCTTCCGGAGGCCAAGCGCATCCTGGCCGCCCTCTCCCTCTTCGTGGTCGCCCACTTCCGGATGGAGGAGGCGGTCATGGAGCAGGCCGGCTGTCCCGACCTGGAGCGCCACCGGGTGGACCACGCCGACATCGCCTGCCGGGTCGAATCCATGGTGGACGCCTTCCGGGAGGGGTGCCTGCGCCCCGAGGCCCTCGCGGCCTTCATGAGCGACTGGGTGGACCGGCACATCGAGGCCTACGACAACCCCATGGCGCGCTTCCTGGCGGGGCAGGGGGCCGCCACTCCCGCCGCGGGCCCGGACCGGCCCCGGGCCACGCGGGATCTGGCCGCCCCCTGA
- a CDS encoding response regulator encodes MKWQSSLQLRLSLGFGLVMGGVCTLLIGYFARVTRTESMATAREVLLSSVRREAGILDSQMNKAMDVSRVLAQTLGALAERPGGASRDEAHAIMRRILERHSEFLDIFTLWEPDAFDGHDARYAGKPLHDATGRFIPVWNRAGDGTLRCEAALGYETPGLGDYYLLPRRSLREHVIEPYAYPLRGEQTFMTSLVVPILHEGRFKGLAGVDYRLEYLQRLADQVHLYDGTARLYFLSQAGVVAGATAQPHLVGHPRDAQLAAAIGSSRERESLLTSQGLLCATTTVQVGSAAEPWRVILTVPVKAVTAVADRRIALLVVGASAFCLLGILATLALVRLQVVGRVQRLTEATEAVARGDYGTEIHIPGPDELRRLAEAFNAMTRHIAASLKAVQDSEALRVNAIDGSLQFYSLLSMDGNLEFANRTALDQIDASLEAVVGRPFWTLAWWTHDEAVQAQVRQGIETARDGGVFRGEVSFRARGGAIRITDLSVSPLRDSNGTITHLLSEGRDITDELRTKRALEVSEARYRQIVEDSPIGVFRVRVDGAFEFANQVTLRQFDCKTLEELNAHYGHPETRWPSLGAYHDYVARLKASGRVMGQEVGIRLVDGRPRFHALYCYLDPGKELISGFLVDITEQKHLAEQLNQSQKLEAVGQLASGVAHDFNNILAGILGAAEVLRRDLGGDPSRERLFNLIISAAERAGRLTHKLLAFSRKAPKVSSPVNVETLVKDATEILERTLDKAVQIRIVAEPGTAWVTGDDAMLLNAFLNLGINAGHAMPEGGTLTFHLGNRDLDAAACAQSTFPLEPGPHVEVTVQDTGTGIPPEFLDRIFEPFFTTKEQGEGTGLGLFAVYGTIRDHRGAISVESRVGGGTTFRILLPLAPAVKKAPAEGAWDAQGTGTILLIDDEEIIRVSATAMLERQGYQVLTAENGSEGLARFREAAGGIDLIILDVIMPVMGGRTALQQIRELDPRVPVIMCSGFSKKDDLANLHALGISAFLHKPFRSLELAEAVAAALKAARKPEA; translated from the coding sequence ATGAAGTGGCAGTCCTCCCTCCAACTGCGGCTCTCCCTCGGGTTCGGCCTGGTCATGGGCGGGGTGTGCACCCTCCTCATCGGGTACTTCGCCCGGGTCACCCGCACCGAGTCCATGGCCACGGCCCGGGAGGTGCTGCTTTCCTCCGTCCGGCGAGAAGCGGGGATCCTGGACAGCCAGATGAACAAGGCCATGGACGTCTCCCGCGTCCTGGCCCAGACCCTCGGGGCCCTGGCCGAGCGCCCCGGCGGGGCCTCCCGGGACGAGGCCCACGCGATCATGCGCCGAATCCTGGAACGTCATTCCGAGTTCCTGGACATCTTCACCCTGTGGGAACCCGACGCCTTCGACGGGCATGACGCCCGGTACGCCGGCAAGCCCCTGCATGACGCCACGGGCCGCTTCATTCCCGTGTGGAACCGGGCCGGGGACGGCACCCTGCGATGCGAGGCGGCCCTCGGCTACGAGACGCCCGGCCTCGGCGACTACTACCTCCTCCCGAGGCGGTCGCTGCGGGAGCACGTCATCGAGCCCTATGCCTATCCCCTGCGCGGCGAGCAGACCTTCATGACCTCCCTGGTGGTGCCCATCCTGCACGAGGGCCGGTTCAAGGGGCTCGCGGGGGTGGACTACCGCCTGGAATACCTCCAGCGCCTGGCGGACCAGGTCCACCTGTACGACGGCACCGCCAGACTCTACTTCCTCTCCCAGGCGGGGGTGGTGGCCGGTGCCACGGCCCAGCCCCACCTGGTCGGGCATCCCCGGGACGCGCAGCTCGCCGCGGCCATCGGGTCCAGCCGCGAGCGCGAGAGCCTCCTGACCTCCCAGGGCCTGCTGTGCGCGACCACCACGGTCCAGGTCGGGTCGGCGGCGGAGCCGTGGCGGGTGATCCTCACGGTTCCCGTAAAGGCCGTGACCGCTGTGGCCGATCGCCGCATCGCCCTTCTGGTGGTGGGGGCCTCCGCCTTCTGCCTCCTGGGCATCCTGGCGACGCTGGCCCTGGTCCGCCTGCAGGTGGTCGGCCGGGTCCAGCGCCTGACGGAGGCCACCGAAGCGGTGGCCCGGGGCGACTACGGCACCGAGATCCACATTCCCGGGCCGGACGAGTTGCGGAGGCTGGCCGAAGCCTTCAACGCCATGACCCGGCACATCGCCGCCTCCCTCAAGGCCGTCCAGGACAGCGAGGCCCTGCGGGTGAACGCCATCGACGGTTCGCTCCAGTTCTATTCGCTCCTATCCATGGATGGCAATCTGGAATTCGCGAACCGGACCGCCCTGGACCAGATCGACGCGTCGCTGGAGGCGGTGGTGGGCCGTCCCTTCTGGACCCTGGCCTGGTGGACCCACGACGAGGCGGTCCAGGCCCAGGTCCGCCAGGGGATCGAAACGGCCCGCGATGGCGGGGTCTTCCGCGGCGAGGTCTCCTTCCGGGCCCGGGGCGGGGCCATCCGGATCACCGACCTCTCCGTTTCCCCCCTCCGGGACAGCAACGGGACCATCACCCACCTGCTGTCCGAGGGCCGGGACATCACCGACGAGCTCAGGACGAAGCGGGCCCTTGAAGTGAGCGAGGCCCGGTACCGCCAGATCGTCGAGGACTCGCCCATCGGCGTGTTCCGGGTGCGGGTGGACGGGGCCTTCGAGTTCGCCAACCAGGTGACCCTGCGCCAGTTCGACTGCAAGACCCTGGAGGAGCTCAACGCCCACTATGGCCATCCGGAGACCCGGTGGCCCTCCCTGGGCGCCTACCACGACTACGTGGCCAGGCTCAAAGCCTCCGGGCGGGTCATGGGGCAGGAGGTCGGGATCCGCCTGGTGGATGGCCGGCCGCGGTTCCACGCCCTCTACTGCTACCTCGATCCGGGGAAGGAGCTCATCAGCGGCTTCCTCGTGGACATCACCGAGCAGAAGCACCTGGCGGAGCAGCTGAACCAGTCCCAGAAACTGGAGGCCGTCGGCCAGTTGGCGAGCGGCGTCGCCCACGACTTCAACAACATCCTGGCCGGCATCCTCGGGGCCGCTGAGGTGCTGCGCAGGGATCTGGGCGGGGATCCCAGCCGGGAGCGGCTCTTCAACCTCATCATCTCCGCGGCGGAACGCGCGGGGCGGCTCACCCACAAGCTGCTGGCCTTCTCGCGCAAGGCGCCCAAGGTCAGCTCCCCGGTGAACGTCGAGACCCTCGTGAAGGACGCCACCGAGATCCTGGAGCGCACCCTGGACAAGGCCGTCCAGATCAGGATCGTCGCGGAACCCGGCACCGCCTGGGTGACGGGCGACGACGCCATGCTCCTCAACGCCTTCCTGAACCTGGGCATCAACGCCGGGCACGCCATGCCGGAGGGCGGAACCCTGACGTTCCATCTCGGGAACCGGGACCTGGACGCGGCCGCCTGCGCCCAGTCCACCTTCCCCCTGGAACCCGGCCCCCACGTGGAGGTCACGGTCCAGGACACGGGCACCGGCATCCCCCCCGAGTTCCTGGATCGCATCTTCGAGCCCTTCTTCACCACGAAGGAGCAGGGCGAAGGCACCGGCCTCGGCCTCTTCGCCGTCTACGGCACGATCCGGGACCACCGCGGCGCCATTTCGGTGGAATCCCGGGTCGGAGGCGGCACCACCTTCCGCATCCTCCTGCCCCTGGCCCCCGCCGTGAAGAAGGCCCCGGCGGAGGGCGCCTGGGACGCGCAGGGCACCGGCACCATCCTCCTCATCGACGACGAGGAGATCATCCGGGTGTCCGCCACGGCCATGCTGGAGCGGCAGGGCTACCAGGTGCTGACGGCGGAGAACGGCTCGGAGGGCCTGGCCCGGTTCCGGGAGGCGGCGGGCGGGATCGACCTGATCATCCTGGACGTGATCATGCCGGTCATGGGCGGGCGCACCGCCCTCCAGCAGATCCGCGAACTGGATCCCCGGGTGCCGGTGATCATGTGTTCCGGCTTCTCCAAGAAGGACGACCTGGCGAACCTCCATGCCCTCGGCATCTCGGCCTTCCTCCACAAGCCCTTCCGCAGCCTCGAGTTGGCCGAGGCCGTGGCCGCGGCCCTGAAGGCCGCGCGGAAGCCGGAGGCCTGA